One window of the Spirochaetia bacterium 38H-sp genome contains the following:
- the murA gene encoding UDP-N-acetylglucosamine 1-carboxyvinyltransferase: MKYRIEGGFPLKGTIKAKGNKNAALPCIAACLLTDEPVILRNIPNIQDVKVTLSIIQDLGANVEKIDNNTYKITTSDIKSSELPPEKAKLIRASILFAGPLLARTGKAILPPPGGDVIGRRRLDTHFLAFSELGARVEIDGVFRISANKLVGEDIFLDEASVTATENAIMAAVLAEGTTVLRNAASEPHVQDLCNMLSNMGAKISGIGSNILTIEGVKKLRSTDFSIGSDYMEVGSFIGLAAVTRGEITIENASPQHLRMIKLAYSKLGIHWEQEENTIRVPSPQQLRVIPDLGGMIPKIDDAPWPGFPADLTSIMTVVATQVEGTILIHEKMFESRMFFVDKLIEMGARIILCDPHRAVVSGPSRLRGAELTSPDVRAGMAMVIAALCAEGNSLIHNVYQVERGYEDLVGRLNKLGAQIKREKAD, from the coding sequence ATGAAGTACAGAATAGAAGGCGGATTCCCTCTCAAGGGAACCATAAAAGCAAAAGGCAATAAAAACGCAGCCCTGCCATGTATAGCCGCCTGTCTCCTTACGGACGAGCCGGTAATACTCAGAAACATACCCAACATACAGGATGTAAAAGTAACCCTATCTATAATACAGGATTTGGGAGCAAATGTAGAAAAAATAGACAACAACACTTATAAAATAACCACAAGCGACATAAAGAGCTCGGAGCTCCCTCCTGAGAAGGCAAAGCTCATACGTGCCTCAATACTCTTCGCAGGCCCATTGCTTGCAAGAACCGGAAAAGCGATACTCCCCCCACCGGGAGGAGACGTGATAGGCAGGAGAAGACTGGACACTCATTTTCTTGCCTTTTCAGAGCTTGGAGCCCGTGTGGAAATAGACGGTGTTTTTCGTATAAGTGCAAATAAGCTCGTAGGAGAAGACATCTTTCTTGATGAAGCCTCCGTAACAGCAACTGAGAATGCAATAATGGCTGCCGTACTTGCAGAAGGCACAACAGTATTGCGCAACGCAGCATCAGAACCACACGTACAGGACCTATGCAACATGTTGAGCAATATGGGAGCAAAAATAAGCGGCATAGGCTCCAACATCCTCACGATAGAAGGCGTAAAAAAACTGCGCAGCACTGACTTTTCTATAGGTTCCGACTATATGGAAGTAGGCTCCTTTATAGGCCTTGCCGCAGTAACAAGGGGAGAAATAACAATAGAAAACGCAAGCCCTCAGCACCTCAGGATGATAAAACTGGCCTACTCCAAACTGGGAATACATTGGGAACAGGAAGAAAACACAATACGCGTCCCATCCCCGCAGCAACTCAGAGTAATCCCTGACCTGGGCGGCATGATACCCAAGATAGACGACGCACCATGGCCCGGATTCCCGGCCGATCTTACAAGCATAATGACAGTAGTCGCCACGCAGGTAGAAGGCACAATCCTCATACACGAAAAAATGTTTGAATCCCGCATGTTCTTTGTAGACAAGCTAATAGAAATGGGTGCAAGAATAATCCTCTGTGACCCGCACAGAGCAGTAGTATCCGGCCCCTCCCGCCTGAGAGGCGCAGAACTCACATCTCCAGATGTGCGAGCAGGCATGGCAATGGTCATAGCCGCACTCTGTGCAGAAGGAAACAGCCTGATACACAACGTATACCAAGTAGAAAGAGGATATGAAGACCTGGTAGGCAGACTCAATAAACTGGGAGCACAGATAAAAAGAGAAAAAGCGGATTAG
- a CDS encoding MATE family efflux transporter, whose translation MEANREEQMFNGPILPLILKLALPIFAGMVFQLIYNITDTIWISRIDLSDPSIVGGVGIIFPLMFFIIALSNGLMVGTASLVARAVGEKSEDKLDAAADSGIFLAVIISILVLVLGYIFLNPLVSMLGAEGSYFANARDYLAYILPAAAFMFIANVFMGVLQGEGLMKYVMVSMILGTVLNVILDPIAIFVFNMGIKGAALATVISQAIAFLYIVFIFLSGRTRVPVHFKLSGFRAYVMKEITVVGFPQALGQMIMSLSFLIFNTVVISIDERALTAFALCGRIDQAVLMPIFAIASAIVTIVGQNYGRKRFDRVKKAWSTAITVSISVSAVVVFLIVIFAPKIYAFFTDVPEVLDYAVRQVRFLEYAFIFSSLGILGRSFFQAVGKGWNGMVLVLLRLILLAVPAVIIFVYVFDWGIYGVWGGVMLGNLLTALISAIWIPRSIKKMETAAA comes from the coding sequence ATGGAAGCAAACAGAGAAGAGCAGATGTTTAACGGTCCTATTCTGCCTCTTATACTAAAGCTTGCATTGCCAATATTTGCAGGTATGGTTTTTCAGCTTATTTATAACATAACCGATACAATCTGGATAAGCAGAATTGATCTTTCTGATCCGTCTATTGTTGGAGGAGTGGGAATAATTTTCCCTCTTATGTTTTTTATAATTGCACTTAGCAATGGCCTCATGGTAGGAACAGCCTCTCTTGTTGCAAGAGCTGTGGGAGAAAAAAGCGAGGACAAGTTGGATGCTGCAGCCGACTCGGGCATATTTCTTGCGGTAATAATCAGCATCCTTGTTCTCGTATTGGGGTATATATTCCTCAATCCTCTGGTATCCATGCTGGGAGCAGAAGGAAGCTATTTTGCCAATGCAAGAGATTATCTTGCTTATATACTTCCTGCTGCTGCCTTTATGTTTATTGCCAACGTCTTTATGGGAGTTCTGCAAGGTGAAGGGCTCATGAAATATGTTATGGTTTCTATGATACTTGGTACAGTGTTAAATGTCATACTGGACCCGATAGCTATATTTGTCTTTAACATGGGTATAAAAGGTGCAGCACTAGCGACTGTAATTTCTCAGGCAATAGCCTTTCTGTACATAGTCTTTATCTTCCTGTCCGGAAGGACTAGAGTTCCTGTACACTTTAAGCTTTCTGGTTTTAGAGCATATGTTATGAAAGAGATAACAGTTGTGGGCTTCCCACAGGCATTGGGACAGATGATTATGTCCCTTAGCTTCCTTATATTTAATACGGTAGTTATATCCATAGACGAAAGAGCTCTTACTGCCTTTGCTTTGTGTGGTAGAATAGATCAGGCGGTATTGATGCCCATATTTGCAATAGCTTCGGCCATTGTTACTATAGTGGGACAGAACTACGGAAGAAAGCGCTTTGACAGAGTAAAAAAGGCCTGGAGCACAGCTATTACTGTTTCTATATCCGTTTCTGCTGTGGTAGTTTTTCTGATTGTTATATTTGCACCCAAGATATATGCATTCTTTACGGACGTTCCTGAGGTTCTGGATTATGCTGTAAGACAGGTAAGATTTTTGGAATATGCTTTTATCTTTTCTTCTCTTGGGATACTGGGACGCTCATTTTTCCAGGCGGTAGGAAAAGGCTGGAACGGCATGGTACTTGTTCTTTTAAGGCTTATATTGCTTGCGGTTCCGGCGGTGATAATCTTTGTTTATGTATTTGACTGGGGGATATACGGAGTATGGGGAGGAGTAATGCTAGGTAACTTGCTTACGGCACTCATATCTGCCATATGGATACCCAGATCCATAAAAAAAATGGAAACAGCAGCCGCATAG
- the pyrC gene encoding dihydroorotase, whose amino-acid sequence MEHVLIKPDDFHIHLRQGKELVNYARDASKSFARVLAMPNTIPPVTSPEDIKRYASHIKKAAPSLDLIPVFKIMPDMKEQDITLLKKAGAIAGKYYPRGATTNAEDGAKDVESVFPALAAMEKIGLVLCFHGEEPSASVLDRERAFFPVVEKIHKNFPSLKMVFEHVSDKATIDFVHSFPDNIMAATVTLHHLLFTLDDLMGGGLNPHLFCKPVVKTKADRDAIREVVFSGNSRFFFGSDSAPHNMEKKLAGAAGVYTAPYAVEALATLFYNNGVLEKLEGFTSVYGADFYGLPRNKGTICLVRREWIVPEKYGDIVSACSGMKLEWKISQ is encoded by the coding sequence ATGGAGCACGTGCTTATAAAACCGGATGATTTTCATATACATCTCAGACAAGGTAAAGAACTTGTAAACTATGCAAGAGACGCAAGTAAAAGTTTTGCCAGAGTACTTGCTATGCCTAATACTATACCGCCTGTTACAAGCCCTGAGGATATAAAAAGATATGCTTCCCATATAAAAAAAGCAGCACCTTCTTTGGATTTAATTCCTGTTTTTAAAATAATGCCGGATATGAAAGAGCAGGATATAACTTTATTAAAAAAAGCTGGAGCAATTGCCGGAAAATATTATCCTAGAGGGGCTACAACTAATGCGGAAGATGGAGCAAAAGATGTTGAGTCTGTTTTTCCTGCTCTTGCTGCCATGGAAAAAATCGGCTTGGTTTTATGTTTTCATGGAGAAGAACCTTCTGCCTCTGTTTTGGATAGAGAAAGAGCCTTCTTTCCTGTTGTGGAAAAGATACATAAGAATTTTCCTTCTCTTAAGATGGTTTTTGAGCATGTCTCCGACAAGGCTACAATAGACTTTGTGCACTCCTTCCCTGATAATATAATGGCGGCTACTGTAACACTGCATCATCTTCTTTTTACACTTGATGATCTTATGGGAGGCGGGCTCAATCCGCATCTGTTTTGTAAGCCTGTTGTCAAGACAAAGGCAGACAGGGATGCTATAAGAGAGGTCGTTTTTTCCGGGAATAGTAGATTTTTCTTTGGTTCTGATAGTGCTCCGCATAATATGGAGAAAAAACTCGCCGGAGCTGCAGGTGTTTATACTGCTCCATATGCTGTAGAAGCGCTGGCCACTCTTTTTTATAATAATGGGGTTTTGGAAAAGCTGGAAGGCTTTACCTCTGTCTATGGTGCTGATTTTTATGGACTTCCACGCAATAAAGGGACTATTTGTCTTGTTAGACGTGAGTGGATAGTACCGGAAAAATATGGAGATATTGTTTCTGCCTGTTCTGGTATGAAACTAGAATGGAAAATATCACAATAA
- a CDS encoding SpoIIE family protein phosphatase, with protein sequence MGTISNTSSFSFMHVGSIARYIEPVSINSEVEWVLDYMDSEGIDVVPVEKNGAVIGLVSKSDLLASVDTAIKKIFHGELEEYVVDARLVDALDYVDVLVAEALDENRDSELSGWFIVEYRKSFAGIISLREMIRYLNEINRREMERAREMQATLLRHRNFASQHVELSFYNRMAYMIGGDFFSFSELAADGVMASCFDVMGKNVSAALATSALGAVFSMIKRVAARRPEETVALVNNVLADILPADVFVAGIFIFVSPSSGCLIFNCGFPVSYAFVQDGGQVSIKRIKANLPPLGMDSNLSVDCAFKLDFQPGMRIFAYSDGISDILDMDGRRFGDERVLELFKSAYKNDFSSFDSLVDEAVNTWISKGHLADDITMINLMLK encoded by the coding sequence ATGGGGACTATTAGTAACACATCTTCTTTTTCCTTTATGCATGTGGGCTCTATAGCAAGATATATTGAGCCTGTCAGTATCAACTCTGAGGTAGAGTGGGTTCTTGATTATATGGATAGCGAGGGCATAGATGTTGTGCCAGTTGAGAAAAACGGTGCTGTCATTGGTCTTGTTAGTAAATCGGATCTTCTTGCTTCTGTGGATACTGCAATAAAAAAGATTTTTCATGGTGAGCTTGAAGAGTATGTCGTAGATGCCAGGCTTGTGGATGCTTTGGATTATGTGGATGTTCTTGTTGCGGAAGCTCTTGATGAGAATAGGGATTCCGAGCTTTCTGGATGGTTTATTGTAGAGTACAGAAAGAGTTTTGCAGGGATTATAAGCCTTAGAGAGATGATACGCTATCTCAATGAAATAAATAGGCGAGAGATGGAGCGGGCAAGGGAAATGCAGGCTACTCTTTTGCGTCATAGGAATTTTGCTTCCCAACATGTGGAGCTTTCTTTTTATAACCGTATGGCTTATATGATTGGTGGGGATTTTTTTTCTTTTTCCGAGCTTGCAGCTGACGGGGTTATGGCTTCTTGTTTTGATGTTATGGGTAAGAATGTATCCGCTGCTCTTGCTACAAGTGCACTTGGGGCTGTTTTTTCTATGATAAAAAGGGTTGCTGCCAGGAGGCCGGAGGAGACGGTTGCACTTGTCAATAATGTTTTGGCGGATATTTTGCCTGCAGATGTGTTTGTGGCCGGTATTTTTATTTTTGTTTCTCCGTCTTCCGGCTGTCTCATATTTAATTGCGGTTTTCCTGTTTCTTATGCCTTTGTACAGGATGGCGGGCAGGTTTCAATAAAGCGTATTAAGGCTAATCTTCCTCCACTGGGTATGGATAGCAACTTGAGTGTGGATTGTGCTTTTAAGCTTGATTTTCAGCCAGGAATGCGTATATTTGCGTATTCCGATGGTATTTCCGATATTCTGGATATGGATGGCAGGAGGTTTGGCGACGAGAGGGTATTGGAGCTTTTTAAGAGTGCATATAAGAATGATTTTTCTTCTTTTGATTCTCTTGTGGATGAGGCTGTGAATACTTGGATTTCCAAGGGGCATCTTGCGGATGATATAACTATGATAAATCTTATGTTAAAATAA
- a CDS encoding aspartate kinase: MKVLKFGGSSVADADRIKTVVSIVLDIAKTERIAVVFSAMKGVTDMLLTMADKAEKGDASYREDFAALTDKQKTAVDGLIADEKEKEEVFSVLSGLLDELKDILHGVELVKECSKRSKDLIASFGERLNCNLISAYIKSLGYAAEYVDAREIIRTDASHGEAVVDFETTYGLIEKRLSGDNIYIVTGFIGSTEEGVTTTLGRNGSDYSAAIVGAGVGASEVEIWTDVDGVLSADPRIVKDAFVLEEVSFAEAMELSFFGAKVIHPYTMIPAVEKNIPIVIKNTMNPSYPGTRIVKDAKRHKWPITGIASIPGVSLINIEGSGMMGTPGIAARVFSALAESKINIIMISQASSEHSICIVCRSSEARKAISALEKTLEYEKRARLVSRFDCINDLEIVAIVGENMRGTPGIAGRLFDAVGKAGINVHAIAQGSSELNLSFVVDEKEGQKTIKTVHDAFFKA, from the coding sequence ATGAAAGTTCTTAAGTTTGGCGGAAGTTCTGTTGCAGATGCGGATAGGATAAAGACAGTAGTCAGTATTGTTCTTGATATTGCAAAGACGGAGAGGATTGCTGTTGTTTTTTCTGCCATGAAAGGTGTAACAGATATGCTCCTTACAATGGCGGATAAGGCAGAAAAAGGAGATGCCAGTTATAGGGAAGATTTTGCTGCTCTTACGGATAAGCAAAAAACAGCGGTGGATGGTTTAATAGCTGATGAAAAAGAAAAAGAAGAAGTGTTTTCTGTTTTATCTGGGCTTTTGGATGAGTTAAAGGATATCCTGCACGGAGTGGAACTTGTAAAAGAGTGCTCCAAGAGAAGCAAGGATCTTATTGCAAGTTTTGGAGAGAGGCTCAACTGCAATCTTATATCGGCTTATATAAAATCTCTTGGATATGCAGCAGAATATGTTGATGCAAGAGAGATTATAAGAACAGATGCAAGCCACGGAGAAGCTGTTGTAGATTTTGAGACAACTTATGGTCTTATAGAAAAAAGGCTGTCAGGAGACAATATATATATCGTAACTGGATTCATAGGTTCTACAGAAGAAGGTGTTACAACAACACTGGGAAGAAACGGTTCTGATTATAGTGCCGCTATAGTTGGTGCGGGTGTTGGAGCTTCCGAGGTTGAGATATGGACGGATGTGGACGGAGTTCTAAGTGCTGATCCCAGAATAGTAAAAGATGCGTTTGTTCTGGAAGAGGTTTCTTTTGCAGAAGCTATGGAGCTTTCCTTTTTTGGTGCAAAGGTTATACACCCCTATACTATGATTCCTGCTGTTGAGAAAAATATTCCGATAGTAATAAAGAACACGATGAATCCATCTTACCCCGGCACAAGAATAGTAAAAGATGCAAAAAGACACAAATGGCCTATTACAGGTATAGCCTCCATACCAGGTGTGTCGCTCATAAATATAGAAGGCAGCGGAATGATGGGTACTCCCGGGATAGCAGCTAGGGTTTTCTCCGCACTTGCAGAATCAAAAATAAATATAATAATGATTTCTCAGGCATCATCCGAGCATAGTATCTGTATTGTCTGTAGAAGCAGTGAGGCAAGAAAAGCAATCTCTGCACTTGAGAAAACACTGGAATATGAAAAGAGAGCAAGACTTGTATCTCGGTTTGATTGCATAAATGATCTGGAAATCGTCGCTATTGTGGGAGAAAACATGAGAGGAACGCCTGGCATAGCCGGGAGGCTATTTGATGCTGTGGGCAAGGCCGGTATTAATGTCCATGCAATAGCTCAAGGCTCATCGGAGTTAAATCTTTCCTTTGTTGTTGATGAGAAAGAGGGACAAAAAACAATAAAAACAGTCCACGATGCCTTTTTTAAAGCATAA
- a CDS encoding peptidylprolyl isomerase: MKKNKILLIILVLSVFLFPMCAKGQESGGTVAAKVNGKAIYVEQIDREMARYLAQYAQYGMQPSEEDKAKIKEQVIDQLIARELLLQEAAKQKINADKAEVDKQLADIKTRSGSDENFTNALSQAGFNTEEEFRQEIEDAFILQELIENRVLKDIEVSDEEAKEYYDANPSQFVQPEQVHARHILISLAQDASKEEEDAAYAKIKQVKEELAKGADFAELAKKYSEGPSGPQGGDLGYFGKGQMVKPFEDAAFSLGVGEVSDVVRTQFGLHIIKVEDKKASSVISFDDAKPQLLNMLVDQKKSEKLQQYIEELKSSAKIEKF; encoded by the coding sequence ATGAAGAAAAACAAAATATTATTAATAATTCTTGTCCTTTCTGTATTTTTATTTCCTATGTGTGCAAAGGGGCAGGAGAGTGGAGGAACAGTGGCCGCAAAAGTAAACGGAAAAGCAATCTATGTGGAGCAGATAGACAGAGAAATGGCACGATATCTTGCTCAGTATGCACAATATGGCATGCAGCCCTCAGAAGAGGATAAAGCAAAGATAAAAGAGCAGGTCATTGATCAGCTTATAGCAAGAGAATTACTACTTCAAGAAGCTGCAAAACAGAAGATAAATGCGGATAAAGCAGAAGTAGACAAACAGCTTGCGGATATTAAGACAAGAAGCGGATCTGATGAGAACTTTACCAATGCTCTTTCTCAGGCCGGATTTAACACAGAAGAAGAGTTTAGACAGGAGATAGAAGATGCATTTATCCTACAGGAACTTATAGAGAACAGAGTACTCAAGGATATAGAGGTATCCGATGAAGAGGCAAAAGAATATTATGACGCTAATCCTTCTCAGTTTGTTCAGCCGGAGCAGGTACATGCCAGACATATTCTCATAAGTCTTGCACAGGATGCATCAAAAGAGGAAGAAGATGCAGCATATGCAAAAATAAAGCAAGTTAAAGAAGAGCTGGCAAAGGGTGCAGATTTTGCAGAACTTGCAAAAAAATATTCCGAAGGTCCCTCCGGGCCTCAGGGGGGAGACCTTGGCTATTTTGGCAAAGGGCAGATGGTAAAACCTTTTGAAGATGCAGCATTTTCCCTGGGAGTAGGTGAAGTAAGCGATGTTGTAAGGACTCAGTTTGGTTTGCATATCATCAAAGTTGAGGATAAAAAAGCATCTTCTGTAATATCATTTGATGATGCTAAGCCTCAGCTTCTCAATATGCTTGTTGACCAGAAAAAGTCGGAGAAGCTTCAGCAGTATATAGAAGAACTTAAGAGTTCTGCCAAGATAGAGAAGTTCTGA
- a CDS encoding DUF6062 family protein, giving the protein MKENIATLAVWDAFRNPSECPLCSLLEKAEEKYVEFYLVNIMQPEARIAIEKTGYCKHHIRLLYQRRDLLPLAIQLNDILTIRIKEREKMFRNLIISAEDAGENNKKKGFIFFNKQEMQKESTCLICDALDKDRDINRRITIELWKKHDDFKELFKSSRGFCMKHEVDLIKTAKKRLSGKLFKDFTSVMDDIQKKEYKRIKEELEYFIDQYDYQNANRPWKTSRDAVPRVIRKIMGNAIVPEIKPKGPGE; this is encoded by the coding sequence ATGAAAGAGAACATAGCAACACTGGCGGTGTGGGATGCCTTCAGAAATCCCTCGGAATGCCCTCTCTGCTCTCTTCTGGAAAAAGCAGAAGAAAAATATGTAGAGTTTTATCTGGTAAACATCATGCAACCAGAGGCAAGAATAGCAATAGAAAAAACAGGCTACTGCAAACATCACATAAGGCTTTTGTACCAGAGAAGAGACCTTCTCCCTCTTGCCATACAGCTCAACGACATACTCACGATAAGAATAAAAGAACGGGAAAAGATGTTTAGGAATCTAATCATCTCGGCAGAAGATGCAGGAGAAAACAATAAGAAAAAAGGTTTTATATTTTTTAACAAACAGGAAATGCAAAAAGAAAGCACCTGCCTCATCTGCGATGCACTGGATAAAGATAGAGATATAAACAGGCGCATAACTATAGAACTGTGGAAAAAACACGATGACTTTAAAGAGCTTTTTAAAAGCAGCAGAGGCTTTTGTATGAAACATGAGGTTGACCTCATAAAGACCGCAAAAAAAAGACTATCGGGAAAGCTTTTTAAAGATTTCACTTCTGTTATGGATGATATACAAAAAAAAGAATATAAACGCATTAAAGAAGAGCTGGAGTACTTCATAGACCAGTATGATTATCAGAACGCAAACAGGCCATGGAAAACATCGCGGGATGCTGTACCAAGGGTAATAAGAAAGATTATGGGAAACGCCATTGTTCCAGAAATCAAGCCCAAAGGACCGGGAGAATAG
- the htpG gene encoding molecular chaperone HtpG: MAKHHFQTEVNRLLDILIYSLYSHREIFLRELVSNASDALDKLKILTLTDDAYKGLDFAPRIDISFDKDKALLTVSDTGIGMNDEDLVEHLGTIAKSGTREFLSRLSGDEKKDSELIGQFGVGFYSAFMVADRVEVISKKAGEEQAWRWVSDGKGEYEIDKAKREGHGTSIVLHLKEDAKEFASEWRIREIVKRYSNHIAFPIYLSYEDDKGNKKEEQVNSAQALWRRSKSELEHKDYVEFYKNISGDDEEPLFYLHIKAEGTMEYSSLLFVPRRAPFDMFSADYRPGIRLYVKRVFITEDDKELLPQYLRFLRGIIDSEDLPLNVSREMLQEHRILANIRNATVKRFLQECQRVAKEEPEKYLEFIRQYNKPLKEGLYSDFAHKDLLVDLVRFKSTSAAGYTSLAEYVERINNKEQKAIYYISGGDEAVLRNAPVLEAYKKKNVEVLIMDDEIDELIVPLIGKYKDYELKAVNTSKAEDEFINDEEKKKKAEEGKTVAEKIKKILGDEVKDVIASVRLEDSPACIVLDEFTPSLKMQELLKAMGQDALSDIKPILEINTEHPVIKRIEQADDELAKDMAHILLDQAILLAGQKPKDSVGFAKRLAKIMEKI, from the coding sequence ATGGCAAAGCATCATTTTCAGACTGAGGTTAACAGATTGCTTGATATCCTAATCTATTCTCTTTATTCCCACAGGGAGATTTTTTTGCGCGAGCTCGTTTCCAATGCATCGGATGCGCTTGATAAGCTTAAGATTCTTACTCTTACGGATGATGCTTATAAAGGGCTAGATTTTGCTCCCAGGATTGATATCTCTTTTGATAAGGATAAGGCGCTGCTTACTGTGTCAGATACGGGTATTGGTATGAACGATGAAGATCTTGTGGAGCATCTGGGTACTATTGCCAAGTCTGGTACCAGAGAGTTTCTTTCCAGGTTGTCTGGCGATGAGAAAAAGGATTCTGAGCTTATCGGACAATTTGGTGTGGGCTTTTACAGTGCCTTTATGGTTGCTGACAGGGTTGAAGTGATAAGTAAAAAGGCTGGCGAGGAACAGGCATGGCGCTGGGTAAGCGATGGTAAGGGTGAGTATGAGATAGATAAGGCCAAGCGGGAAGGACATGGTACGAGTATTGTACTGCATCTCAAGGAGGATGCAAAGGAGTTTGCCTCCGAGTGGAGGATAAGGGAGATTGTCAAGCGATACTCCAATCATATTGCTTTTCCCATATATCTTTCTTACGAGGATGATAAAGGAAACAAGAAAGAGGAACAGGTTAATTCTGCTCAGGCTTTATGGCGTAGGTCCAAATCCGAGCTTGAGCATAAGGATTATGTGGAGTTTTATAAGAATATATCAGGAGATGATGAGGAGCCTCTTTTTTATCTTCATATCAAGGCAGAGGGCACAATGGAGTACAGTAGTCTTTTGTTTGTTCCGCGCAGGGCTCCTTTTGATATGTTTTCTGCGGATTATAGGCCTGGTATAAGGCTTTATGTAAAGCGTGTTTTTATCACAGAGGATGATAAGGAGCTGTTGCCCCAATATCTCAGGTTTCTGCGTGGTATTATAGATTCCGAGGATTTACCTCTCAATGTCAGCCGTGAGATGCTACAGGAGCATAGAATTCTTGCAAACATAAGAAATGCAACTGTAAAGAGGTTTTTGCAAGAATGTCAAAGAGTTGCAAAGGAAGAGCCAGAGAAATATCTTGAGTTTATAAGACAATACAATAAGCCCTTAAAAGAAGGACTTTATTCTGATTTTGCACATAAGGATTTACTTGTTGACCTTGTTCGTTTTAAATCCACTTCTGCTGCAGGTTATACTTCCCTTGCTGAATATGTAGAAAGAATCAACAATAAGGAGCAAAAGGCGATATACTATATAAGCGGTGGGGACGAGGCTGTGTTGAGGAATGCGCCTGTGCTTGAGGCATATAAGAAAAAGAATGTAGAAGTGCTTATAATGGACGATGAGATAGACGAGCTTATTGTGCCTCTTATAGGCAAGTACAAAGACTATGAGCTCAAGGCGGTAAACACAAGCAAGGCAGAGGATGAGTTTATCAATGACGAGGAAAAGAAGAAGAAAGCAGAGGAGGGAAAAACAGTTGCGGAAAAAATCAAAAAAATACTTGGGGACGAGGTCAAGGATGTTATAGCCTCTGTAAGACTTGAGGACTCACCTGCCTGTATAGTACTTGATGAGTTTACACCTTCCCTCAAGATGCAAGAGCTGCTTAAGGCAATGGGGCAGGATGCCCTATCCGATATCAAGCCTATACTTGAGATAAACACGGAACATCCAGTTATAAAGCGCATTGAACAGGCAGATGATGAGCTTGCAAAAGACATGGCTCACATACTTCTTGACCAGGCAATCCTTCTTGCTGGACAAAAGCCAAAGGACAGTGTGGGTTTTGCAAAACGTCTTGCAAAGATAATGGAAAAAATCTGA